The Setaria viridis chromosome 9, Setaria_viridis_v4.0, whole genome shotgun sequence sequence GTTTGCAAAGGCGGTGGAgcagcgctgctgctgctgctgctgcagtgcaGGGCTAGTAGCTGCTAGCCGCCACCGACCACACTGCGAGCTTGCCGGCCGGTGAAGGGGGAGCTTCAGCTGCATGCGCCGCCGAATTTATTAACGCGCGCGGCAATGCGACCGTTTGGCGATCGGCGGCCATGCACGATGCATGCCGATGCTGTTTGTTTTCGGACGGGGCATGCAGAGCACCATGGCTCCCGCGGCATCCAGACCACTAGAGCCGGTCTCGGTCTCACTCGATACCCGCCCCCAAGAGATGGAATGGAGGGATATGGATTTCCGTTCGAGATGGAGAGGGTAGCGGGGAAGAAAGGGGGAGAGGAAAATAGGGTTTAAGATGATGAGGCCAGATCTCCTCCATCATATTTCAAACAAACGTGCAAAAACTTGTCACAAGACAATGCAATGCAACTTCTCTACAAATTTGTAGGTTCCTCTCTTCATCTCTTCAAATAAAAGTCATACTCTTCTCGccaaacagaagaaaaaaaaaggaggaaaagcGATATACTCATCGAAAGCACGGACACTGGCTGGGGGGACCGCTGCCCCACCCGTCAGAGAACCCAGCAACGATCCCCGAGAAGGATCCCAGCGCGAAGCACCGCACCCGAACAGGCGCCCCGCCAAGGCCGTGCACCGTGCACGCAGCCCGGGGGCGCGGgatttccgccgccgccgctgcagctcgTGCCGCCGTGTCCCGTCGCGTCAATGCCGTTGCCGTTAACGTCCCTGTCGAGCCTCCGTCCCAGGCAGGTGCCAGTgccaccgcaccgcaccgcaaCCGCTACGGGACAAGTCTCCGTGCCCGCGCAGGCCTCCCGCCCACGTGGCGCGCACGGCCGTCCGACGTGGCCCACTGCCCCCGGGCCCCACCTCCCCAACCTGTTGCCTCTCCCTTTTAAACCCCGCCGCACCCCCCGCCTCACACTCACAGTCCCAGCTccagcctctctctctctctctctctctctccgctcCTCTTCCCCCCTCTCCAACGGTCATATTCTCTCTCGACGCACGCACACACCCCCCACCCCAACCCCCGTGGAGGAGGGAGAAGCTTCCAGGCGATCGGGATCGAGTAGCCTTTTCGCgatggtggcggaggagggggcgcggcggcgggtggtggtggaggtctGCAACGCGCGGAACCTGATGCCCAAGGACGGCCAGGGCACGGCGTGCGCCTACGCCGTCGTCGACTTCgacggccagcgccgccgcactGCCACGCGCCCGCGGGACCTCAACCCGCACTGGGGGGAGCGCCTCGAGTTCCTCGTCCACGACCCGGACGCAATGACCTCCGAGACGCTCGAGCTCAACCTCTACAACGACAAGAAGGCCATCGCCGCAacgggcagcgggcggcgcggagggacGTTCCTCGGCAAGGTGAAGGTGGCCGGGGCATCCTTCGCGaagggcggggaggaggcgctcGTCTACTACCCGCTCGAGAAGCGGAGCGTCTTCTCgcagatcaagggggagatcgGGCTCAAGATCTGGTTCGTcgacgacccgccgccgccgcagcccgccgCGCCAGTGGGGGGGGAGAAGGGCGCCgatgcggccgcggcggagaagAAGGAGGCGCCGGctgaggggaaggaggagaaggggacggatgctgcagccgccgccgcgccggctgaggagaagaaggcggaggcggcgccggccgaggagaagaaggcggaggaggccaAAACAGAGGAGAAGAaaccggaggcggcggagaagaaggacgacaagggcggcaagaagaagtccccggagaaggggaagaaggacGGCGAGAAGCCCAAGGAGGAAGGAAAGGCGAAGGAGGAGGACAAGAAGgacgcggccgcgccgccgccgtctccgtccaagctggcgccgccgccctcgccgtcgaAGAAGGACCTGGCGATCGCCGGGGTCGCCGGCGATCTGGATATTCGCCCCCAGAGCGCCGCCGAGAAGAGCATGGCAGCGTCGGGCGCCAGCGCCTCGTACGACCTGGTGGACCGCGTGCCGTACCTCTTCGTCCGGCTCCTCAAGGCCaagcgccacggcggcggcggcggcggccagccgcTGTACGCGCAGCTGGCCATCGGCACCCACGCCGTGCGCAcgcgcgccgccacggccgccggcgagtgGGACCTGGTGTTCGCCTTCCACAAGGACAGCCTCACCGACACCTCGCTCGAGGTCACCGTCCACGAGGAGGCCAAGAAGCCGGCCAAGGAGGGGGAGCCCGTCCCGCCGGACGCCAACCTGGGCTTCGTGTCCTTCGACCTCCAGGAGGTCCCCAAGCGGTCGCCGCCGGACAGCGCGCTCGCGCCGCAGTGGTACACCCTCGAGGGCCACTGTTGcgaggacggcgcggcggcctgCGACGTCATGCTCGCCGTGTGGGTCGGCACGCAGGTCGACGAGGCGTTCCAGGAGGCGTGGCACTCAGACTCCGGCGGCTACCTGGTGCACACGCGCTCCAAGGCCTACCTCTCCCCGAAGCTCTGGTACCTCCGCCTCAGTGTCATCCAGGCGCAGGACCTGCGCTTGCCGTCCCCGCCGGACGCCAAGGCGAAGCAGTGCGGCGGCCCCATCTTCCCGGAGCTCTACGTGAAAGCGCAGCTTGGCGCCCAGGTATTCAAGACCGGCCGCGTCCCGCTTGGCAGCGCTGCGGCCGGGACATCCAACCCGAGCTGGAACGAGGACCTACTCTTCGTCGCCGCGGAGCCGTTCGACCCCTTcctggccgtcgtcgtcgaggacgTGTTCTCCGGGCAGCCGGTGGGCCAGGCACGCGTTCCCCTGTCCACGGTGCACAGGCGGGCCGACGACCGCGTGGAGCCGCCGTCCCGGTGGCTGAACCTgtgcggcgacgaggcccggcCGTACGCCGGTCGGGTCCACGTCCGCGTGTGCCTGGAGGGCGGGTACCACGTGCTGGACGAGGCAGCGAACGTTGCCAGCGACGTCCGCGCAGCGTCCAAGCATCTGTCGAAGCCGCCGGTGGGGATGCTGGAGGTCGGCGTCCGCGGCGCCGCCAACCTGGTGCCGATGAAGATCGCGAAGGACGGCGCGAGCGGGTCGACGGACGCGTACGTCGTGCTCAAGTACGGCCCCAAGTGGGCGCGCACCCGCACCATCCTCGACCAGTTCAACCCGCGGTGGAACGAGCAGTACGCGTGGGACGTGTTCGACCCCTGCACCGTGCTTACCATCGCCGTCTTCGACAACGTCCGGTACAAGGCCGCCGATGCCGGCGGCGACCCCGGTAAGCTGCCCAAGGACTCCCGCATCGGTAAGCTCCGGATCCGCCTCTCGACGCTCGACACCAACCGGGTGTACGCCAACACCTTCGCGCTGACGGCGGTGCACCCCGTCGGCGTCCGCAAGATGGGGGAGCTGGAGCTGGCGATCCGGTTCACCTGCCCGTCGTGGCTGACGCTGATGCAGGCGTACGGCAGCCCGCTGCTGCCGCGGATGCACTACGTGAAGCCGCTGGGCCCGGCGCAGCAGGACGTGCTGCGGCACACGGCGATGCGCATCGTGTCGGGGCGGCTGGCGCGGTCGGAGCCGCCGCTGGGGCCGGAGGTGGTGCAGTACCTGCTGGACACGGACACGCACTCGTGGAGCATGCGGCGGAGCAAGGCCAAC is a genomic window containing:
- the LOC117840746 gene encoding multiple C2 domain and transmembrane region protein 14, which codes for MVAEEGARRRVVVEVCNARNLMPKDGQGTACAYAVVDFDGQRRRTATRPRDLNPHWGERLEFLVHDPDAMTSETLELNLYNDKKAIAATGSGRRGGTFLGKVKVAGASFAKGGEEALVYYPLEKRSVFSQIKGEIGLKIWFVDDPPPPQPAAPVGGEKGADAAAAEKKEAPAEGKEEKGTDAAAAAAPAEEKKAEAAPAEEKKAEEAKTEEKKPEAAEKKDDKGGKKKSPEKGKKDGEKPKEEGKAKEEDKKDAAAPPPSPSKLAPPPSPSKKDLAIAGVAGDLDIRPQSAAEKSMAASGASASYDLVDRVPYLFVRLLKAKRHGGGGGGQPLYAQLAIGTHAVRTRAATAAGEWDLVFAFHKDSLTDTSLEVTVHEEAKKPAKEGEPVPPDANLGFVSFDLQEVPKRSPPDSALAPQWYTLEGHCCEDGAAACDVMLAVWVGTQVDEAFQEAWHSDSGGYLVHTRSKAYLSPKLWYLRLSVIQAQDLRLPSPPDAKAKQCGGPIFPELYVKAQLGAQVFKTGRVPLGSAAAGTSNPSWNEDLLFVAAEPFDPFLAVVVEDVFSGQPVGQARVPLSTVHRRADDRVEPPSRWLNLCGDEARPYAGRVHVRVCLEGGYHVLDEAANVASDVRAASKHLSKPPVGMLEVGVRGAANLVPMKIAKDGASGSTDAYVVLKYGPKWARTRTILDQFNPRWNEQYAWDVFDPCTVLTIAVFDNVRYKAADAGGDPGKLPKDSRIGKLRIRLSTLDTNRVYANTFALTAVHPVGVRKMGELELAIRFTCPSWLTLMQAYGSPLLPRMHYVKPLGPAQQDVLRHTAMRIVSGRLARSEPPLGPEVVQYLLDTDTHSWSMRRSKANWFRVVGCLSHVATAVKWAHRVRTWAHPPTTVLVHALLVAVVLCPEMILPTVCLYLFLVLLWRYRARPRQPTGMDPRLSHVDSVSPDELDEEFDGLPSSRPADVVRMRYDRLRAVAGRAQTLLGDVAAQGERVEALLSWRDPRATGVFAVVTLLAALVLYAVPFKVLLLGMGFYYLRHPRFRGDMPSAGFNFFRRLPSLSDRVL